The following coding sequences are from one Aliarcobacter skirrowii CCUG 10374 window:
- the flhA gene encoding flagellar biosynthesis protein FlhA translates to MKFSLKNLFSRDLIAVALFLSMLAIIIVPLSQTAIDFFISLSLALSFLILLISLYIQKPADLTTFPTLLLILVIFRLALSIATTRSILSEGHNGPEAVSTIISAFGEFVVGGNMVIGIVIFIILVLINFMVVTKGATRVAEVTARFTLDSMPGKQMAIDADLNAGFIDDKEAQIRRKALITEANFYGAMDGSSKFVKGDAIAGIIITIVNIIGGLLIGIFQHGLSAGDAANIYTILTIGDGLVSQIPALLTSTATAIIITRSNTDEERFATRAVNQLMKDTKSLILVGIGLILFSLVPGFPTGILSFMGILLIALGYTIIMIDRGDDNIVTRMFKAPVAKKIEQPAELKEQKRKEAAIDESQSIETVMKLEVLELKLGIRLLQLVQGNSELLDKIKAIRKNIASELGFIIPQIRISDDTNLGANEYQFYLKRIPIVKGRIEVDKLLAMGGLANEKLDGIKVKEPVFNLDAIWIAKELKEEALMKGFTVVDAPTIISTHISEIIRKHAEDIITRQDIVDIIDRLKKDFPIVVEEAMKVASYGSLLKVCKDLLHEKIPIIDMLTIIEAIADIAEFTKAPEILLEHVRAKLYRLITQKYKDSDGVLHIVTIKPELEQHFISKLQDNHGASQLMLSIAEINNLVTKTKQLLDSVEKKGFSKIAMVVDPVLRKRVSEIYEKFGMVIPVLSHAELDSKANFAIEGTLEF, encoded by the coding sequence ATGAAATTTAGTCTTAAAAATTTATTCTCTAGGGATTTAATTGCAGTAGCATTGTTTTTATCAATGCTTGCAATTATAATTGTACCTTTAAGTCAAACTGCTATTGACTTTTTTATATCACTATCTTTAGCTTTGTCATTTCTTATACTTTTAATATCTTTATATATTCAAAAACCAGCTGATTTAACAACTTTTCCAACACTTTTATTAATACTTGTTATTTTCAGACTTGCACTTAGTATTGCAACAACAAGATCAATTTTAAGTGAAGGTCATAATGGTCCTGAAGCCGTTAGTACAATAATTAGTGCATTTGGTGAGTTTGTTGTTGGTGGAAATATGGTTATTGGAATTGTAATATTTATAATATTAGTTTTAATAAACTTTATGGTTGTAACAAAAGGAGCAACAAGGGTTGCTGAGGTTACTGCTAGATTTACACTTGATTCAATGCCTGGTAAGCAAATGGCTATTGATGCTGATTTAAATGCTGGATTTATTGATGATAAAGAGGCTCAAATTAGAAGAAAAGCACTTATAACAGAAGCAAACTTTTATGGGGCTATGGATGGATCTTCTAAGTTTGTAAAAGGTGATGCTATTGCTGGTATTATAATTACAATTGTAAATATTATTGGTGGTCTTTTAATTGGAATTTTCCAACATGGTTTAAGTGCAGGAGATGCTGCAAATATTTATACAATTTTAACAATTGGTGATGGTCTTGTAAGCCAAATTCCAGCACTTTTAACATCAACTGCAACTGCTATTATAATAACAAGATCAAATACAGATGAAGAGAGATTTGCAACAAGAGCTGTAAACCAATTAATGAAAGATACAAAATCTCTAATTTTAGTTGGTATTGGGCTTATTCTTTTCTCATTAGTTCCAGGTTTTCCTACAGGTATTTTATCTTTTATGGGAATTTTATTAATAGCTTTAGGTTATACAATTATAATGATTGATAGAGGTGATGATAATATTGTAACCAGAATGTTTAAAGCTCCAGTTGCTAAAAAAATTGAACAACCAGCTGAGCTTAAAGAGCAGAAAAGAAAAGAGGCTGCTATTGATGAGAGTCAAAGTATTGAAACAGTTATGAAGCTTGAAGTTTTAGAGTTGAAGCTTGGAATTAGACTTCTACAACTTGTTCAAGGAAACTCTGAGCTTCTTGATAAGATAAAAGCAATTAGAAAAAATATTGCTAGTGAGCTTGGATTTATAATTCCTCAAATAAGAATCTCAGATGATACAAATCTTGGAGCAAATGAGTATCAGTTTTATCTAAAAAGAATACCAATTGTAAAAGGAAGAATTGAAGTTGATAAACTTTTAGCAATGGGTGGATTAGCAAATGAGAAGTTAGATGGTATAAAAGTTAAAGAGCCTGTATTTAATTTAGATGCAATTTGGATAGCAAAAGAGTTAAAAGAAGAGGCTTTAATGAAAGGCTTTACAGTTGTTGATGCTCCAACAATTATTTCAACTCATATATCTGAAATTATTAGAAAACATGCTGAAGATATTATAACTAGACAAGATATTGTTGATATTATTGATAGATTGAAAAAAGATTTCCCAATTGTTGTAGAAGAGGCTATGAAAGTTGCATCTTATGGAAGTTTATTAAAAGTTTGTAAAGATTTACTTCATGAAAAAATACCAATTATTGATATGCTAACAATCATTGAAGCAATTGCAGATATTGCTGAGTTTACAAAAGCACCAGAGATTCTACTAGAACATGTTAGAGCAAAACTATATAGACTTATTACTCAAAAATATAAAGATAGTGATGGAGTTTTACATATAGTTACAATTAAACCAGAACTTGAACAACACTTTATTAGTAAACTTCAAGATAATCATGGAGCTAGTCAATTAATGCTTAGTATCGCTGAGATAAATAACTTAGTTACAAAAACAAAACAGCTTCTTGATAGTGTTGAGAAAAAAGGTTTCTCAAAAATAGCTATGGTTGTTGATCCAGTTTTAAGAAAAAGAGTCTCAGAAATATATGAGAAATTTGGGATGGTAATTCCAGTTTTATCTCATGCAGAGCTTGATTCTAAAGCAAATTTTGCTATTGAAGGAACTTTAGAGTTCTAA